The Quadrisphaera setariae nucleotide sequence GGGCCGCTCGCGCTGGCCGCGGAGCCCCACTGCTACGACCTGTGCTCGGCCCACGCCGAGCGGCTCACCGCGCCGCGCGGGTGGGAGGTGGTCCGGCTGCAGCCGGAGGCCTACGAGCACCGGCAGAGCCACGACGACCTGCTGGCCCTCGCCGACGCCGTCCGCGAGGCGGCGCGCCCGGCTCCCGAG carries:
- a CDS encoding DUF3499 domain-containing protein yields the protein MASRRCSRTGCGSPAIATLTYVYADSTAVLGPLALAAEPHCYDLCSAHAERLTAPRGWEVVRLQPEAYEHRQSHDDLLALADAVREAARPAPEPVQVREPVSVGPAAGSGPGRRGHLRVLRD